The DNA window GGCGGCTTCGCTGGCCACGCCGGCGTTGCCATACTCCTTGAGTTTATTGTGCAACGTTTTCAGGCTGATGCCCAGAATTTCCGCGGCCCGGGTCTTATTGTTATTGGTCGCGGCCAGGGTCTTGAGGATCAGCATCTTTTCCGCTTCGCCCACGGTGGTGCCCACTTCCATGCGGATGCCGTCACCATCGCCGGTGGAAATCTTCAGGCTGCTGCTGCCAAAGTTGGGCGGAAGATGGCTCTGCTCCACCACGCTGCCCTGGCAGACGATGACCGCGCGTTCCAGCGTATTGCGCATCTCGCGCACGTTGCCCGGCCAGTTGTAGCTGGAGAAAATCTGCAGCACCGCGTCATTCACACCGGCCACGTTGCGATTGTGCTTGGCGTTCATGTCGTTCAGCAACGCTTCCACCAGTTGCGGGACGTCTTCTTTGTGCTCGCGCAGCGGCGGCATGTGGATGGTGAAGACGTTCAGGCGATAGTAGAGGTCGCCGCGCAATTCGCCCCGGGCCACAGCCTCCTCGGGTACCTTGTTGGTGGCGGCGAGCACGCGGACATCCACCGGAGTTTCCACTTTGCTGCCCAGGCGGCGCAATTTGCGCTCTTCCAGCACACGCAGAAGCTTGGCCTGCGTGGGCGCCGGCATTTCACCGATTTCATCCAGCAACAACGTGCCTTCTTCAGCCAGTTCAAAGCAACCAGCGCGGCGTTCCACCGCTCCGGTGAACGCGCCTTTCTCGTGGCCAAAAATCTCGCTTTCAATCAACGTTTCCGGAATGGCCGAGCAGTTGATGGCCACAAACGGCTTGTTTTTGCGCGGGCTAAGGTCGTGAATGGCCCGCGCCACCATTTCCTTCCCGGTGCCGCTTTCCCCGGTGATCAGTACGGACGCCGTGCTGGGGGCCACCATCTCCACCATGCGGAAGATTTCCTGCATGGCCTTGGACGAGCCGACCATATTCCCGAAGACTCCGGTGTCCCGCAGCTTGCGGCGCGTGGCTTCCAACTCGATCGTGGTGCCGCGCTGGCGCGCGGCGTTTTGCAGGATCTGCTTCAGCCGCGAAGGCTCCACCGGCTTTTGAATGAAGTCATAAGCGCCGGCCTTCATGGCGTCCACGGCGATGTCAATACTGCCTTGCGCGGTGAGCAGGACCACGGCAATCGGTTTCGGCTGCTCGGCCAGGCGCTGCAAGAGTTCGATGCCGTTCATGCGCGGCATCTTGTAGTCGGTGACCACGATTCCCGGCGACCACGCAGCCACTTTGTCCAGGCCTTCCAGTCCGTCTTTGGCCGTCTCTGTGCGGTAGCCCCAGGCTGTAATCAATTCCGCCAGCCCGGTCCGTTCGTTTTCTTCGTCCTCCACAACGAGGACTTTCTCCTGAGTACTCAAAGGTTCCCCTTTTTAGAAAGATTACACCAGTCCGGCGCTTTCCGGGCAGCCTGGAGCCGCCTTCGTACACCGCCGCACAGCGCCTTGGCAACCATCACTTCGCGCAAATTTTCCCGGGAAAAGCCGCTATTTAACAGGGTAGACTCTTTTGGGCGAATCTGCATCCTTGTAGAGACCAGCGACCCGGCCGCTCGAGCACCGGGATTTTCGCCAGGAGAACCCATATATGAAGATGAAAAGTCATTGGATGGTTGCCGCGGGCGTGGGGTTGATTGCCGTCAGCGCTTGGGCGCCGATGGCGAGCGCTTTCTCCACCGGAAATGCCCCCGCCCCGCCGCCGCCGGCGGTCGCCAGCCAGAGCGCGCCCGGCGCTTCCGCCGGGTTGAGCAACGGGACCGTTCTGCTGATACAACTTTCCAAGTCCGTGGACACAAAAAGCGCGAAAGCCGGCGACGAGGTGACCGCCAAACTGGTTTCTGACGTGAAGGCCGACGGCAAAGTCGTCCTGCACCAAGGCACAAAGCTGATCGGTCATGTGGCCCAGGCCCGAGCCCATACCAAGGAAACCCCAGGGTCCACGCTGACCATGGTCTTTGAAAAGGCCGTCGCCAAAGGCGGTGTTGAAACGGTCTTGAGCGTCAACATTCAGGCCGTAGGGGCGCCGCCGCTGCCCGCGATGTCCTCCAACATCAATCCGGATCTTGGCGTGCCGACTTCCATGGGAAGCCAGGGCAGCAGGGTCAGCACTGCGCCGCCCAGCGGGATGGGGCCAGCGTCCAGCGGACCCATGAGCAGACCGGCGGGCGGCGTGACCGACGGAGCGGTAAACACAGGTGTTTCCGCCAACGGCGTCCTCACCCCTTCGAGCAAAGGTGTCTTTGGCATTTCCGATGTCAGCCTTGCGGCCGCAACCGACGCGAGCCAGCCGCCCGTACTCCAATCCGCCGGCCACAACATTAAGCTGGAGAGCGGAACGCAGATACTTCTGGTGGTGAGCGCCAAATAGCACATTGAGAGCTCTTCCCTTGGCGGCCGGGCGCAAGGTCCTGGCCGCTTCTTGCTCTCCCGATGTCCGTCTGGAAGCCCACAACCACAACTTTCGCCATCCCATGCCAGGGCCAGCCGATACTACGAATCACCCTAGTCCTTGTTTTTTGTGGTTTATCTTGGCAACCGATTAGTGCACAATGTTGCACTAAAGTGTAGTGACATATCCGGGTGCTGCTTACTTGTGGGGTGCGATATGAGAAACTGCGCGATTGTCATCGTCATTGCCTTACTCTTCACCGTGGGCACAATCTGCCCAAAAATGACTCCTTCTGCCTCTGCCCAAACTCCGGTTGTGCCGGCAGCAGCCAAGCCTGCGGTTGCACCCAGCGTCGTCCTGCCGCCCGGCATCCACCTGGTGGCAGAGTTTGATGACACGCTCAATGCCAAAAAGCTGAAGCCCGGGAGCAAAGTAAAAGGGACTCTTACGCAAGACTTGATTCTTAAGGGCAAGATCGTGGCGCCGTCGGAATCCCGGCTGATCGGTCACGTCACCGAGGCCAAAGGCGCGACCGATGCAGATCCGTCGTCACGTTTGGGAATTGTCTTTGACAAGATTCTGCTCAAGCACCACCAGGAGCTGGATTTCGTCGGAGTCGTGCAGGCTTTAGCTCCTCCTGGCCAAAGGAAGTCGAAAGTGGATATGCCCAGCCAGATGCTGCCTCCGTCACTGATGGGCGGCGGCGGCAACGCCCAGGCGAACAGCACCATTACCCCTCCCGGCGGATCTCGCGGCAGCAACAACAACAACAATCGCACCACGTCATCGGGAAATACCGGAGCTTCTTCCATGGCGTCCATGCCGGTGTCCGCGCCGGTTAGGATCAAGAGTAATCCTGGCAGCAGCCCCGGAGATGCGGTAGCGACCGTGGAAGTGGGCGACGGGGCCAAACCGATCAGCGCTGGTTTGCCTCAAGGCGTTGTCGGGCTGCCGGGCTTAGCGCTCAGTGCCGGGCCTTCAGCCCTAACGCCGGGGCCGGTGATTCTGTCCAAATCAGGCAGTGTGAAGCTGGAATTCGGCACGCAGGTCCTGCTTAAAGTAAGCGGACCTCCGCCGCAGCAGGCCCAGGTCCACTAGCCGGCGTATGCTGATCAGTAAACCCTTTCTTTGACCAATCCCGTTGGCCTTGGGTAACTTGCTGGCAGAAAATGGCCGTGGCAATCTGCCAATAAGCCATAATTGTGGAGAAGTTCCCCTAGACCAATGCGACCCATGCGTTCTGGAATTTTTTGCAGCATCATTCTGTTGAGTTGGTTTTGGCTCGCCACTCCGGCGTCCGGCCAGTCATGGCTGCCGCTCGGTCCGGACGGAGGCACGGTCCGCAGTCTGGCCTTTGATCCCAGGAATCCAGAGCACATCTTTCTAGGCACCAGCGCCGGCCGGTTGTACCTCTCGGTGGACAACGGAGCCAGTTGGTCGCGCTACGCGCATTTAGGCAGCGCGTCGGAGATGGTGCTGGACCACATCATCATTGATCCTGCGAATCCCAGAAACATCTACGTGGCCGCATGGAATGCGCAGTCGCCCAACAGTGACGGCGACGTTTTTCGCAGCAAAGACGGCGGCAAGACCTGGGACCTTGTGGCCGATCTGCACGGCAAATCCATTCGCGCGCTGGCCATGGCGGCGTCGGACCCCAAAATCCTGGTCGCAGGAGCGCTCGACGGGATCTTCCGCAGCCGCGATGGCGGCGATAACTGGACACGCATCTCGCCTGAGCACCATGCCGAAATCAAGAACGTTGAGTCGGTGGCCGTTGATCCTGCCAATCCCGACATTATTTACGCCGGGACCTGGCACCTGCCCTGGAAGACCGATGACGGCGGCAAGACCTGGCACAGCATCAAAAAAGGCGTGATTGACGATTCCGACGTGTTCTCGATTGTGATTGACTCGCAGAACCCGGCCAGTCTTTACATCAGCGCGTGTTCGGGGATTTATCGCAGCGAATCGGCCGGCGAATTGTTTCGCAAGATCCAGGGAATTCCTTATTCCGCGCGGCGCACGCGCATGTTGCAAATGGACCCCACGGACCACAAGATTGTTTATGCCGGGACCACGGAAGGTTTGTGGAAGACCACCGACGGCGGAGCCACATGGAGGCGTACCACCGGCGCCAACCTGGTGATCAATGACGTGATGGTGGACCCCAAGCGTCCGGCGCACGTGCTCCTGGCCACCGACCGCAGCGGCGTGCTCTCCAGCGACGATGGTGGCTTTACGTTCACCGCGGTCAATCGCGGGTTTACCCATCGCCAGGTGGCGGCGCTGCTGGTGGACCGCCGCGACAAGTCCATCCTCTACGCCGGTCTGCTCAACGACAAAGAATATGGAGGAGTTTTCCTTTCGCGCGACGCCGGACAGACCTGGAGCCAGATCAGTGACGGACTGGATGGCCGCGACGTTCTGGTGCTTCGCCAGGCCATGGACAATTCTCTGGTCGCCGGCACCGACCGCGGGATTTTCCAGTTCACCAGCGACAACAAGCGATGGGTCCCTCGCAATACGCTGGTGGAAGAGAAGGCCGAAGTTGAGAAAGGAAATGCCCTGAAGCCGCGCTCCAAGCAGCCGGCTTCGGCTATTGCAAAGACGCCGCCAGTGACCAAGACGGTCATAAGCGAGCTGAACGCGCGCGTCAGCGGGCTGGAGCTTACCGGACAGAAGTGGTACGCCACAACTTCCACCGGGCTGCTGATGAGCGAGGACTCCGGACAAACCTGGCGCAAGCCGGAGATTGCCGTCAAGGGCCTCCACACACTGGCCGTCGCTGACCGCATGGTGGTGGCCACCAGCCGCAACGCGGTGGCCGTCTCCGTCAACG is part of the Terriglobia bacterium genome and encodes:
- a CDS encoding sigma-54 dependent transcriptional regulator, with amino-acid sequence MSTQEKVLVVEDEENERTGLAELITAWGYRTETAKDGLEGLDKVAAWSPGIVVTDYKMPRMNGIELLQRLAEQPKPIAVVLLTAQGSIDIAVDAMKAGAYDFIQKPVEPSRLKQILQNAARQRGTTIELEATRRKLRDTGVFGNMVGSSKAMQEIFRMVEMVAPSTASVLITGESGTGKEMVARAIHDLSPRKNKPFVAINCSAIPETLIESEIFGHEKGAFTGAVERRAGCFELAEEGTLLLDEIGEMPAPTQAKLLRVLEERKLRRLGSKVETPVDVRVLAATNKVPEEAVARGELRGDLYYRLNVFTIHMPPLREHKEDVPQLVEALLNDMNAKHNRNVAGVNDAVLQIFSSYNWPGNVREMRNTLERAVIVCQGSVVEQSHLPPNFGSSSLKISTGDGDGIRMEVGTTVGEAEKMLILKTLAATNNNKTRAAEILGISLKTLHNKLKEYGNAGVASEAAS
- a CDS encoding transcriptional regulator, which codes for MSWFWLATPASGQSWLPLGPDGGTVRSLAFDPRNPEHIFLGTSAGRLYLSVDNGASWSRYAHLGSASEMVLDHIIIDPANPRNIYVAAWNAQSPNSDGDVFRSKDGGKTWDLVADLHGKSIRALAMAASDPKILVAGALDGIFRSRDGGDNWTRISPEHHAEIKNVESVAVDPANPDIIYAGTWHLPWKTDDGGKTWHSIKKGVIDDSDVFSIVIDSQNPASLYISACSGIYRSESAGELFRKIQGIPYSARRTRMLQMDPTDHKIVYAGTTEGLWKTTDGGATWRRTTGANLVINDVMVDPKRPAHVLLATDRSGVLSSDDGGFTFTAVNRGFTHRQVAALLVDRRDKSILYAGLLNDKEYGGVFLSRDAGQTWSQISDGLDGRDVLVLRQAMDNSLVAGTDRGIFQFTSDNKRWVPRNTLVEEKAEVEKGNALKPRSKQPASAIAKTPPVTKTVISELNARVSGLELTGQKWYATTSTGLLMSEDSGQTWRKPEIAVKGLHTLAVADRMVVATSRNAVAVSVNGGESWLTPKPLEAEFVINSVSLDSTGNIWLAAREGVFRSSDLGDTWKRISSLRLSNVVNVQFDEENQRILATGAASSNVFSSSDNGRTWEPINSGWLLRTVRSAGARLLGTTPFDGVVLQPEPPASLQPVAGSGTR